In one window of Phyllopteryx taeniolatus isolate TA_2022b chromosome 23, UOR_Ptae_1.2, whole genome shotgun sequence DNA:
- the si:dkey-19b23.7 gene encoding uncharacterized protein si:dkey-19b23.7 isoform X1, producing the protein MMTSKREREQWRKLQHFLADLALLGSLQGFKYFQPWLRGKEELLLTVVNEDLGWRSPGFAVSRASASGGSSSSSSDSSASSSSSPSLASRAGSPLSGEPSQPAPASPTRTCAARDPSSEEHLLPASPSEREMAVPEVNCTLFLLAGYVKYGRPHAWIRSNHERLVSIRGTDSVVRDTPMKLKSITDWQTGGIRVWDVVSELVSVCTVPFPSNPFALDMRYIRSLPVPERFLATGALLNFLETYAVCGNRDELHYDKVLEEVKPLRRLHVQTLLELQRLKKTPAEPDPSVED; encoded by the exons ATGATGACCAGT AAACGAGAGAGGGAGCAGTGGCGGAAGCTGCAGCACTTTTTAGCTGACCTGGCTTTACTGGGTTCTTTACAG GGTTTTAAGTACTTCCAGCCTTGGTTGAGAGGAAAAGAGGAGCTGCTGCTGACTGTTGTCAATGAAGATCTG GGCTGGCGCTCCCCGGGCTTCGCCGTGTCGAGAGCCTCCGCCAGCGGCGGATCCAGCAGCAGTAGCAGCGATAGTTCCGCGTCCAGCAGCAGCTCCCCCAGCCTGGCCAGCCGGGCCGGCTCCCCTCTGTCCGGAGAGCCGTCACAGCCGGCGCCGGCCTCTCCGACGCGCACGTGCGCTGCCAG GGACCCCAGCAGCGAGGAGCATCTACTGCCAGCCTCCCCCAGCGAGCGAGAGATGGCAGTGCCT GAGGTGAACTGCACCCTGTTTTTACTGGCCGGCTACGTGAAGTACGGGCGGCCTCACGCTTGGATTCGCTCCAACCACGAGCGCCTGGTCAGCATCCGAGGCACGGACTCCGTGGTCAGGGACACGCCCATGAAGCTCAAGTCCATCACAGACTGGCAAACTGGAG GTATTCGCGTGTGGGACGTGGTCAGCGAGCTGGTGAGTGTGTGCACGGTGCCCTTCCCCTCCAACCCATTCGCTCTGGACATGCGCTACATCCGAAGCCTTCCCGTGCCGGAGCGCTTCCTCGCCACCGGAGCGCTCCTCAACTTCCTGGAGACGTACGCCGTCTGCGGCAACCGCGACGAGTTACACTACGACAAAG TGCTGGAGGAGGTGAAGCCTCTGAGGCGTCTCCACGTCCAAACCCTCCTGGAGCTTCAGCGGCTTAAAAAGACGCCCGCCGAGCCGGACCCTTCTGTCGAGGATTGA
- the si:dkey-19b23.7 gene encoding uncharacterized protein si:dkey-19b23.7 isoform X2, whose product MKIWAGAPRASPCREPPPAADPAAVAAIVPRPAAAPPAWPAGPAPLCPESRHSRRRPLRRARALPGEDPSSEEHLLPASPSEREMAVPEVNCTLFLLAGYVKYGRPHAWIRSNHERLVSIRGTDSVVRDTPMKLKSITDWQTGGIRVWDVVSELVSVCTVPFPSNPFALDMRYIRSLPVPERFLATGALLNFLETYAVCGNRDELHYDKVLEEVKPLRRLHVQTLLELQRLKKTPAEPDPSVED is encoded by the exons ATGAAGATCTG GGCTGGCGCTCCCCGGGCTTCGCCGTGTCGAGAGCCTCCGCCAGCGGCGGATCCAGCAGCAGTAGCAGCGATAGTTCCGCGTCCAGCAGCAGCTCCCCCAGCCTGGCCAGCCGGGCCGGCTCCCCTCTGTCCGGAGAGCCGTCACAGCCGGCGCCGGCCTCTCCGACGCGCACGTGCGCTGCCAGGCGA GGACCCCAGCAGCGAGGAGCATCTACTGCCAGCCTCCCCCAGCGAGCGAGAGATGGCAGTGCCT GAGGTGAACTGCACCCTGTTTTTACTGGCCGGCTACGTGAAGTACGGGCGGCCTCACGCTTGGATTCGCTCCAACCACGAGCGCCTGGTCAGCATCCGAGGCACGGACTCCGTGGTCAGGGACACGCCCATGAAGCTCAAGTCCATCACAGACTGGCAAACTGGAG GTATTCGCGTGTGGGACGTGGTCAGCGAGCTGGTGAGTGTGTGCACGGTGCCCTTCCCCTCCAACCCATTCGCTCTGGACATGCGCTACATCCGAAGCCTTCCCGTGCCGGAGCGCTTCCTCGCCACCGGAGCGCTCCTCAACTTCCTGGAGACGTACGCCGTCTGCGGCAACCGCGACGAGTTACACTACGACAAAG TGCTGGAGGAGGTGAAGCCTCTGAGGCGTCTCCACGTCCAAACCCTCCTGGAGCTTCAGCGGCTTAAAAAGACGCCCGCCGAGCCGGACCCTTCTGTCGAGGATTGA
- the si:dkey-19b23.8 gene encoding uncharacterized protein si:dkey-19b23.8, with amino-acid sequence MSLGAFRLMQTLKNSPAALRRRFRRDRTESLSHGDPLFKVHYLGTEKIFSLDREQARDAIGRLLAGVAGGKKLSKDHALVVRPRYVEVKELSTGRQLAKTYLRDIAYCAADADRPNVFLYICKHHGQQLQCRVFWCDRAERARDMTGCLALSFQRALSDWQRDGSATPPPSPPSAEESAGSPAAKSSTLPASLGKVHWRKRGSVSRSPLRAITRRGSASDNWS; translated from the exons ATGTCCCTCGGCGCCTTCCGCCTCATGCAGACGCTGAAGAACTCGCCCGCCGCGCTGCGCCGTCGCTTCCGCCGCGACCGCACCGAGTCGCTGTCCCACGGCGACCCGCTCTTTAAGGTCCACTACCTCGGCACCGAGAAGATCTTCTCCCTGGACCGGGAGCAGGCGCGAGACGCCATCGGCCGGCTGCTGGCGGGCGTGGCCGGCGGCAAGAAGCTGAGTAAGGACCACGCCTTGGTGGTGCGACCCCGCTACGTGGAGGTCAAGGAGCTGAGCACGGGCCGGCAGCTCGCCAAGACGTACCTGCGGGACATCGCGTACTGCGCCGCCGACGCCGACCGCCCCAACGTCTTCCTGTACATCTGCAAGCACCACGGGCAGCAGCTGCAGTGCCGCGTGTTCTGGTGCGACCGGGCCGAGCGGGCGCGCGACATGACCGGCTGTCTGGCGCTCTCCTTCCAGCGGGCGCTGAGCGACTGGCAGCGGGACGGCTCGGccacgccgccgccgtcgccgccgagCGCCGAGGAGTCCGCCGGCTCCCCCGCTGCCAAGAGCTCCACGCTTCCTGCCAGCCTGGGCAAAG TTCACTGGAGGAAGAGGGGCTCCGTGTCCCGAAGCCCACTTCGAGCCATCACCAGACGAGGGTCCGCCTCTGACAACTGGAGCTGA
- the tnfsf12 gene encoding tumor necrosis factor ligand superfamily member 12 — MHRIAPRRRKLRALWASLALLALSVAACSALFTAWTWRQTRDLSQSFHILQERLEQVNTQRKAIVQLILEKRELLVGQRVKRDGGTLRGKHGNGKKAASHFEITKVSSQQVGEGGVIKGWEERVLNMSKAVSYNKEEGTFIVEKPGVYFLFCQVLFNEQESQYVKLDVVTGGQRPQKLQCMEGYGTTPSAGPHPSHFLKPCQVSGLLRLDKGTELHTVTGPSFRLHTVGNPSASPHVFSIFKVN; from the exons ATGCATCGGATCGCCCCGCGGCGGCGCAAGCTCCGGGCGCTGTGGGCTTCGCTGGCGCTGCTGGCTCTGTCCGTGGCCGCCTGCAGCGCACTCTTCACGGCGTGGACCTGGCGCCAGACGCGGGACCTGTCCCAGTCCTTCCACATTCTCCAGGAGCGCCTCGAGCAG GTCAACACGCAGAGGAAGGCCATTGTGCAGCTCATTCTGGAGAAGAGAGAGCTGCTCGTCGGCCAGCGAGTGAAGCGAGAcg GGGGGACGCTGCGCGGGAAGCACGGAAACGGCAAGAAAGCGGCGTCTCATTTCGAGA TCACTAAAGTCTCCTCTCAGCAAG TGGGAGAAGGAGGCGTGATCAAGGGCTGGGAGGAGCGCGTGCTGAACATGAGCAAAGCGGTGAGCTACAACAAGGAGGAAGGCACCTTCATCGTGGAGAAGCCGGGCGTCTACTTCCTCTTTTGTCAG GTCCTGTTCAACGAGCAGGAGTCCCAGTACGTCAAGCTGGACGTGGTGACGGGCGGCCAGAGGCCTCAGAAGCTGCAGTGCATGGAGGGCTACGGGACCACCCCGTCGGCCGGGCCGCACCCCTCGCACTTCCTGAAGCCGTGCCAGGTTTCGGGCCTCCTGCGCCTGGACAAGGGCACCGAGCTGCACACCGTCACGGGCCCGTCCTTCCGGCTGCACACGGTGGGCAACCCGTCGGCCTCGCCTCACGTCTTCAGCATCTTCAAAGTCAACTGA